Part of the bacterium genome, GCGTCATGCGTATCTTGTCGACCCGGAGATCAATCCGGTTGGCGCGCCGCGGTCGTGGCGTGCGCGCTCGTCATCCGGCGATGGCGGACGCGCTCCCAAGACACGAGTTTTTCCGATCCCCCGTTAAAGCCTGGGGATAATAGCAATTATCGCCGTAATAACAATGGGATGGACGCGACGAGGACGGAGGATCGAGGATTGAGGATTAAGGATCGAGTGGCGCCCGATTGCGGTTCCGTTGGCCGCATGGACAAAATGGACATCATGGACAAGATGGACGGATGAATTGCCCGAACCGCTTTCTTGCTTCTCCGCTCAATCCTCAATCCTCGATCCTCACTCCTCTCCCATGACGGCCGCCGCGAAACTCTCCGCGCTGATGCGCGTCACGGCGATCGCCGAAGGCGCGGCGCTTGGTGTTTCGCACATCGTTTTCCCGGCGCGCTGGTTTTCGTGGCTTTCGCAAACCGGGTTTGACGCGGGCGACCCGTTCCAGATGTTCCTCGCGAATATGGTGGGCGTTCTTGTCGTCACGCTGTGCGTCGGGCTGTTTATCGCCGCGCGCGATCCGGCGCGTTACCTGGTGGTTGTCGATATGCTGATTCTCGGCGGCGTGCTGACCGTACCGGTGTATCTCGTCCACCTCGTCGTGAGCGGCGCGATCGGCGGGTGGGAATGGGGCGTGTTCGCCGCGGTCATCGCGATGACCGTCGTGTTTTATCGGCTTCGCCGCGCGGTCGTGGCCGAGGCGGATTCGTCAGGGCCGCAAACGTAGCGAAGCGAAGTGCGCGGTTGACCCCGCCCCGGCATCGCGGAGGCGGATTCGTCAGGGCCGCAAACGTAGCGAAGCGAAGTGCGCGGTTGACCCCGCCCCGGCATCGCCGCTTCCTCCACAGCCATCTCTAAAAAAAAAGTCGGCCTGACGACCGACTCTCCAGTGTGACGGGTCCCTTCTCGACGCCCGGGCGAGTCCGCCCGAGTTATCGTGACTTGACCCTCACGAAATCGCCTTACCCAGAGGTACCGCCGGGGGGAAAGCGCCGCCCCCGGGTGAAGCGACTTTCAAATTGTCAAAGACACCCTGGCGCGCGCTTCAGACGGCGCCTTCATCTTCGGTTCCCGTGTCGTCGCCGAAATCCGGGTTTTCCCCGTCGGTCGGCGACGAATTCGGATCGCCCTGATAAAAGTCCACGGACACCATCGCCTGCATCGACTTGAAGGTCGCGACGACCATGGCGTAACCGGGGCGGCTCGTGGCGGCCAGCGTCGTGATCGCGATGCCGTCCGCGTCCGTCACGACGCGCGTCTCGCCCACCGTGCCGAGCGTGGAGGTGAAAACGATGTCCACGCCGGAAAGCGGATCGCCGCCTTCCACATACAACTCGGCAAGAATCGTGATTGCGCCGCCGCCGGTGATGTCCAGGTTGTCCGGCGTGGCGGTCAGGACCAGCGTCTGCCCGTTCGGGCTCGTCACGACATCCGATTCCTGCGTGGCGAATTCGCCTTCGCACGAAAGCGCCGTCAGAACCGTCAGAACCAGACCGATGAACGCAAACCGTCTCACGTCGATTTCCTCCTGGACCAGCGTCCGGGAGAGGATTGAGCAACCGACGTGCCAACGCGAACTCGCCGTTCCGGCGAAATAAAAAAGCGTAGCAAGATCAATGAAGTGGAATACTTAACGCAGGAGAAACTTTAAGGACGCACCCGCATTCCCGGATGAGCCGTGAGGCAACTCACGCCTGGCGGCAAGGCAGATTTTGCCTGAGGGCTATCCGCAGGCAGCAGGGCAATTCTCGCATGTCAGCGAGTTTCGTACGCGCTGTAGTGGGGAACGCATGCGCTAGCAGGCAGTTCCGAAGAACTGGCGAGCGCACCGCACGCGCCGGCCCATAAAAGCACTTCAATCAGGGTTGGTTCTCGCGGAATGTCCCGTTTCCCGTAAACGACGCGCGTCCGAGGTGTGCGAATATTCAACGCGAATGCCTTATCACGCCAGAATCCGCGAAGTGCTTGTCGCGCTTGTCTTTCGGCGGCTTGATATGTGCGCGATGTTGCGTCGTCGATAGGGTCTGCCGGATCGTATCGACCCCATCCACTTGCGATTTGAGCATGCCCGTACGAACGGCCGTTTGAAAAGAATGCGTGCATATAAAGCCGCCGCTCGGTCCCACGTTTCGGAAACGCAGCATCCGTAGGATCGGATTCAAGCCGAAGGTGTGTGCCGATATACGCATGCCGGAGCTTGGCCTGCATCTTGTTCGGCGACCACGATCCGTATGACATCGGGGAAACGCCCGTAACCTTGACGTCCTCGTACCCGCCGCCGTCAATCTTCACCGTAATGCGCGAAACGTCATCGACGCGCTCGATCGTTGCCCAGATCGGCCCAAGCGCGTCGGCGTGTGGCGCGCCTGCCAACGCCGCCGCCACAAGTACCGCGAGGATCGTCGTCGGTTTCGTTTGCATCGAGCTCTCCAAAGCCCCGGAACGCGACCGCATTTTATCATGACGAGGCCTCGATATCGTCAACGTGCGCGAAAAATCCGTGCAATCTGCGAAATCTGCGGATCAACGATCCGTCCCGTCCGGGCAACCGGGCGGAGTGGCTCCCACGCACAAAGCCGAGCTGGAGCTCGGCGCTCCCAGGTTTGGAACCGCGAACGTTAGAGAGCGGGTATAGTCGTTTCCGGGCGCGCCGCCGATCGGGTGTTCGGCGTTCCCAGGCCTACATCGAGTCGTTCAGGCTCCAGTTGTATTTGATGTAATCCAAGTCCTCGATGCCCGCGTCGATGATATTCCGATCGGCGGCGTCGGCGTATTCGTACAGGAAGCCCACCGCCGCGCCGTCTTCCTCGTCCAATTCCGGAAAACGGTCTTCCTTATAATATTTCGCGACGAAGTCCTTGCCGTACCAGTCGAAAATCTTCGACACATTCGCCTTTTTTTCCGCGGCGTCGACATTGTTGCGCTTGTCGTCCCGCGCCCACGCGCGCGCCGCCTCGTCGAGTTGCGCGTCCAGAGTCGCCGCCTTGAAGGCCTCCGGAAACAGCGCGGGGCAGCCGAGCGACGCGCAATTCAGCGCCGCATGCACGCGCGGATCGCCCAGAGGACGCAGGATCTCGTGTTCGATCTCGTCGAGCGTCACCTGCCGCCCGCCCGCCGGCCACGTGCGCTCCTTCCAGACGCCCTTGATCTCCCGGATACTCGGAACCGGGTACGCATTGACGATCGACTTGATGGTGTAGGCGTTGTAGGCGTTGATCCAATACGCCTTCTGCTCGCTCGCGGAAAATTTCGCGAACTCGTCCGCCGTGACCGCCGCGAGCTGCTCGCGATACGCCTCAAGCGCCTCGGGGTTTATCTTGAGCTTGGCGTAATTGACGCGGTCGCCCTCGCGAAACTCCTTGAGGACTGCGTCAAACCCGGCGTGCGTGTGATCGAAGGCCAAAGCGGGAAGGGCGCCGCCAAATAGGGCGCCAAGGGCGGCGATCGCCGCGAAAAAGAACCGCATCGACAATCCTTTCCGGCGCGGCGGGCATCATCGCGACCGCGCGCCATCCATCGACCCGCAACCACGAAACCATACGCGCGAGAGATTACGACCGTTGCGTGGAAATTGGGAAGAGGGCGGGCAGGCCAAGCAGAGCCGCGCGCGTCGCGAGATGGCTTCTCGGAAAAGCCTCCCGGTGCGGGTGCCACACTTTTACCGGCCGAGGGCCGGGAAGGTGTGCCACACCCACACCACGCACAAAGCAGGCGGGACGCCCGCGCTCCCGGCGAATCGCCATCGAAGCAGGCGGGACGCCCGCGCTCCCGGCGAATCGCCATCGAAGCAGGCGGGACGCGCCTGCGCTCCCGGCGAATCGCCATCGAAGCAGGCGGGACGCCCGCGCGCCCGGGCACTCAATCCTCAATCCTCGATCCTCACTCCTCCCTCTTGTGGATATCCCTGTGGACAGCCTTGTCCACCACTTGGGGGTGTGCTAGGCTTTGCCCACAATCCGTTGACGAAAGCGACCCGCGCGTCGCGCCGAGGCTCAAAAAGCCGGGCGAGGGCGAAACGGGAGACGCATCGCTGTCGTCAGCGGCGCTCGTGCCGGCGTCACGATCGCACCAGGAGGCCGCCTCATGCGTTGCCCGTATTGCCAGTCGCTCGAAAACCGCGTGATGGATTCGCGTTTCCGCGAGGACGGCAACGTCGTGCGCCGCCGCCGCAAATGCATGAAGTGCAAGCGCCGGTTCACGACCTACGAACGCGTCGGCGACATGCATCCCCTTGTCATCAAGAAGGACGGCCGGCGCGAGGCCTTCGATCGCTCGAAGATCCAGGCCGGCGTGCACCGCGCCTGCGAAAAGCGCCCCGTCTCCGTCGAGCAGATGGAATCGCTCGTCGATCAGATCGAGCTGCAGATCTGCGACATGGGCGAGCGCGAGGTGGACAGCAAGAAGATCGGCGACGTCGTCATGCGCAAGCTGCGCGATCTGGACAAGGTCGCCTACGTGCGTTTTGCTTCGGTCTATCGCGAATTCGCGGACCCCGAGGACTTCATGGACGAGCTGCGCAAGCTCGTCAAGGAGCCCGCGGCCGCGAAGGCGAAGACGCGAAACAACAAGACGCCCCGCCGACGCACGCTCGACGCGTAGCGTCGCGGCCCCGACTCGCCTCGGGCGGGGCGAGGAATCATGGCCTCCGAACTCGACATCGAAGCCCTGATGCGCCGCGCGCTGCGGCTGGCCCGCAAGGGCGAGGGATTCGTTCACCCCAATCCGCTCGTCGGCGCGGTGCTCGTCAAGAATGGCCGCGTCATCGGCGAAGGCTGCCACATGGAGGTGGGCAAGCCGCACGCGGAGATCAACGCCATGAGCGCCGCGCGCGAGGCGGGCCACGAGATCCACGGCGGCTCGATGTTCGTCACGCTCGAGCCGTGCGCGCATTTCGGGCGTACGCCGCCGTGCGTCGAGGCGCTGGTGGAGGCGGGCATCGCCGAGGTGTACGTCGGCATGATCGACCCCAACCCCCGCGTGTCCGGCCGCGGCCTCGCGTACCTGCGCGAAAACCGCATCCGCGTCACCGAACGCATCCTCGAAGGCGAGTGCGCCGCCATCAACGAGGCGTTCACGAAATACATCACCGTCCGTCGCCCGTACGTCACGGTGAAGGCGGCGATGACGCTCGACGGCAAGATCGCCACGCGCACCGGCAAGTCGCGCTGGATCAGCTCGCCGGAGTCGCTGCGTTTCGCGCATCATCTGAGGCACGTGAACCAGGCGATCATGGTCGGCGCGGGCTCCGTGCGCCAGGACGATCCGCGCCTCACCTGCCGCCTGCCGCGCGGGCGCGTCTCGCACCCGATCCGCCTGATCGTGGACGGCAAGCTCTCGATCCCCGAGGACGCGAAGGTGATCGCCGGCGACCTGCCCGCGAAAACGATCGTCATCACCACGAACGCGTCCGATCCGGACAAGCGAAAGCGTATCGAGGATCGGGGAAACGAAGTGCTGGTGATCGAGGGGGGCAGCAATTTTCACCGCGAAGCATGCCCTGAGCGCAGCCGAAGGGGCGCAAAGGAAGCGAAGGACGCGCAAGACGACGGAAACTTTCACCGCAAAGACGCGAAGGACGCGAAGGGCGGGCAAGACGATAAAACCATTCACCGCAAAGACGCGAAGAGCGCAAAGGACGGACACGAAGCTGCCGGACACATTGACCTTGACCGCCTTATGGACACGCTTGGCGAAATGCGCATCGCGAGCCTCATGATCGAGGGCGGCTCGACGCTGCTATCCGGCGCGCTTTCCGCGGGTATCGTCGACAAGCTGTTCCTCGTCGTCGCGCCCAAGATCTTCGGCGGCGCGAACGCGCCATCGGTCATCGGCGGCGAAGGCGTGGACGACGTCGACGACGCCCTCATCGTGGACGACCTCAAGGTCACGCATTTGGGCGTCGATTTGCTGATTGAGGGAAGGCCGAGGAGAAGGCTGGGAGGCTGAAAGGCGCGGAGGCTGAAAGCAAAGGCTGAAAGACTGGAAGACTGGAAGGCTGAAAGGTCGTCGCAAAAATCGCGGGTAGACCGTCTTCTCAAAAATCTGCAAAATCGACTAGAATCGCCGAATCAAGGGAGTTAGGAAGCCACATGAAGCTAGCGTCATCGGTGCGTCCGAGAAGTTCACGAAACGCGTGGAAATCGTGTTTTCAGGCGAAAAAATACACAAACAGTCTGCGCTTAGTCGACGCAATTTGGAGCGTAATTTTGTGATCAACGCTCAGGATTTTCATGACTCACAGCTGCGCAAACGACTCGAAGCGTTGTCAGAGGCGGACGAGGACTATTGGTCTTTCAAGGGAAATTCAACTCGCGAATATGGACATGGGTTATTTCAATATCCAGCGATGATGGTTCCTCAAATCGCGAGAGTAATACTTGAACAAGCATGTTCAATTCATCCAGAAATTGAACACGTTGGCGACCCATTTCTAGGTTCGGGAACGATAATGACAGAAAGCATGATGCGCGGGTTTTCATTTTACGGCGTCGATATTAATCCGTTAGCGATATTAGTCAGTCGGGTGAAGAGTGGACCCTTTTTCTGCAATAGCCTCAAACACAAGTCTGAAGAGCTTGCCAAAAGAATCAACTTGGACTGTTCGTTTAGAATTGATGTCGATTTTCCTAATCTCGATAAGTGGTTTACAAAAATTGTTCAAGCATCTCTTTGTAAAATCCGTAGGGCGATCCTTCAAGAGAATTCGATTTG contains:
- a CDS encoding DUF547 domain-containing protein, with the translated sequence MRFFFAAIAALGALFGGALPALAFDHTHAGFDAVLKEFREGDRVNYAKLKINPEALEAYREQLAAVTADEFAKFSASEQKAYWINAYNAYTIKSIVNAYPVPSIREIKGVWKERTWPAGGRQVTLDEIEHEILRPLGDPRVHAALNCASLGCPALFPEAFKAATLDAQLDEAARAWARDDKRNNVDAAEKKANVSKIFDWYGKDFVAKYYKEDRFPELDEEDGAAVGFLYEYADAADRNIIDAGIEDLDYIKYNWSLNDSM
- the ribD gene encoding bifunctional diaminohydroxyphosphoribosylaminopyrimidine deaminase/5-amino-6-(5-phosphoribosylamino)uracil reductase RibD, with the protein product MASELDIEALMRRALRLARKGEGFVHPNPLVGAVLVKNGRVIGEGCHMEVGKPHAEINAMSAAREAGHEIHGGSMFVTLEPCAHFGRTPPCVEALVEAGIAEVYVGMIDPNPRVSGRGLAYLRENRIRVTERILEGECAAINEAFTKYITVRRPYVTVKAAMTLDGKIATRTGKSRWISSPESLRFAHHLRHVNQAIMVGAGSVRQDDPRLTCRLPRGRVSHPIRLIVDGKLSIPEDAKVIAGDLPAKTIVITTNASDPDKRKRIEDRGNEVLVIEGGSNFHREACPERSRRGAKEAKDAQDDGNFHRKDAKDAKGGQDDKTIHRKDAKSAKDGHEAAGHIDLDRLMDTLGEMRIASLMIEGGSTLLSGALSAGIVDKLFLVVAPKIFGGANAPSVIGGEGVDDVDDALIVDDLKVTHLGVDLLIEGRPRRRLGG
- the nrdR gene encoding transcriptional regulator NrdR encodes the protein MRCPYCQSLENRVMDSRFREDGNVVRRRRKCMKCKRRFTTYERVGDMHPLVIKKDGRREAFDRSKIQAGVHRACEKRPVSVEQMESLVDQIELQICDMGEREVDSKKIGDVVMRKLRDLDKVAYVRFASVYREFADPEDFMDELRKLVKEPAAAKAKTRNNKTPRRRTLDA